A single genomic interval of Spirosoma taeanense harbors:
- a CDS encoding MFS transporter, protein MEPVNRGDKKTRVRYGMLALVFINVVINYLDRSNISVAAATFSKDLHLSSVQLGLIFSAFGWTYAFLQIPGGLIADRFGPRILYAFCLITWSLATLFQGFARGFASLFALRLATGAFEAPSYPINNRIVTSWFPDHERASAIALYVSGQFIGLAFLTPVLVTIQFYAGWKGLFITTGLVGLVWGVIWYLFYRDPLDHPRVNQAELEYIEQGGGLVRKKTATSHTSVWSWGNFKQVFSSRTLWGVYIGQFAVNATLWFFLTWFPTYLVQYRGLDFIKSGYLASVPFLAACAGLLLSGFLSDNLVKKGRSVGMARKTPIIIGLLLSVSIIGANYSNDTTMIIFFMALAFFGSGMALISWVFVSILSPKHLIGLTGGVFNFMGNLASIVVPIVIGYLARGGDFKPALIFIGALGLIGACSYIFLVGKIERAPVPDNEQERALLSANE, encoded by the coding sequence ATGGAACCAGTAAATCGCGGAGACAAGAAAACTCGGGTACGCTACGGGATGCTGGCGCTCGTGTTCATCAACGTAGTGATCAACTACCTCGACCGCAGCAATATTTCGGTAGCTGCGGCTACTTTCAGCAAAGACCTGCACTTGTCATCGGTTCAGCTGGGGCTTATTTTCTCCGCGTTTGGCTGGACGTATGCGTTTCTGCAGATTCCCGGCGGTCTGATTGCCGACCGCTTTGGTCCGCGCATACTCTATGCTTTCTGTTTAATTACCTGGTCACTGGCCACGCTGTTTCAGGGCTTTGCCCGGGGATTTGCCAGCCTGTTCGCGCTGCGTCTGGCTACGGGGGCTTTTGAAGCGCCCTCCTACCCGATCAACAACCGCATCGTAACGAGCTGGTTTCCCGACCATGAGCGGGCGTCGGCCATTGCGCTGTACGTATCGGGGCAGTTCATTGGGCTGGCCTTCCTGACCCCTGTTCTCGTTACAATTCAGTTCTACGCCGGCTGGAAAGGACTGTTTATCACCACCGGCCTGGTCGGTCTGGTCTGGGGCGTAATCTGGTATTTGTTTTACCGCGACCCGCTCGATCATCCGCGTGTCAATCAGGCCGAACTAGAGTATATTGAACAGGGGGGCGGCCTGGTCCGCAAGAAAACCGCCACCAGTCATACCTCCGTATGGAGCTGGGGTAATTTCAAACAGGTGTTTTCCAGCCGCACGCTCTGGGGCGTGTACATCGGGCAGTTTGCGGTCAACGCTACGCTCTGGTTTTTCCTGACCTGGTTTCCGACCTATCTGGTGCAGTACCGGGGGCTGGACTTCATCAAATCCGGCTACCTGGCTTCCGTACCCTTTCTGGCGGCCTGCGCCGGTCTGCTGCTGTCCGGCTTTTTATCCGACAATCTGGTGAAGAAAGGCCGGTCGGTTGGTATGGCCCGCAAAACGCCTATCATTATTGGTCTGCTGCTGTCGGTAAGCATCATTGGCGCCAACTACAGCAATGATACCACCATGATTATCTTCTTCATGGCCCTCGCCTTCTTCGGGTCTGGTATGGCCTTGATTTCGTGGGTATTTGTTTCCATTCTGTCGCCCAAGCACTTGATTGGCCTTACGGGTGGCGTCTTCAATTTTATGGGCAACCTGGCCTCCATTGTGGTGCCAATCGTAATCGGTTATCTGGCACGCGGGGGCGATTTCAAACCAGCGCTCATATTTATCGGTGCCCTCGGCCTGATCGGTGCCTGCTCGTATATTTTCCTGGTTGGTAAGATTGAGCGCGCACCCGTACCCGATAACGAGCAGGAACGTGCGCTGCTCTCGGCTAACGAATAA
- a CDS encoding SDR family NAD(P)-dependent oxidoreductase: MTDRFQNQVAIITGGADGIGKGVAKRLAAEGATVVLFDINENLLQQTVAEFNAQGHTVTGQVVDIAQERPVREAVENVAETFGRLDIMVNAAGIVGPSSTRITDYSVEEYDRVYAINLRGSFLMTKYAVDVMERNNYGRILLLASIAGKEGNPFMAGYSSMKAGVIGLVKGIGKEYAETGITVNGLAPAVIKTAMNENTAPEQLAYMTAKIPMKRLGTVNEVAAMAAWIVSAEASFTTGFVFDLSGGRATY, from the coding sequence ATGACTGACCGGTTTCAGAATCAGGTAGCCATTATTACGGGTGGTGCAGATGGCATCGGCAAAGGCGTCGCCAAACGGCTGGCTGCCGAAGGCGCCACCGTCGTTTTATTTGACATCAATGAGAACCTGCTCCAGCAGACGGTGGCTGAGTTTAACGCGCAGGGCCATACCGTAACGGGTCAGGTTGTCGACATTGCGCAGGAAAGACCCGTGAGAGAGGCCGTCGAAAACGTAGCCGAAACGTTTGGCCGGCTGGATATTATGGTCAACGCAGCGGGTATCGTGGGGCCGTCCAGTACCCGGATCACCGACTACAGTGTCGAAGAGTACGACCGGGTGTATGCCATTAATCTGCGGGGATCGTTTCTGATGACCAAGTACGCGGTAGACGTCATGGAACGAAATAACTACGGCCGAATCCTGCTGCTGGCGTCGATTGCCGGTAAGGAAGGCAACCCGTTCATGGCGGGTTATTCGTCGATGAAAGCCGGGGTGATCGGGCTGGTTAAAGGTATCGGCAAAGAATACGCCGAAACCGGCATTACGGTAAACGGACTGGCTCCGGCGGTGATCAAAACGGCCATGAACGAGAATACCGCGCCCGAGCAACTGGCTTATATGACCGCCAAAATCCCCATGAAACGCCTGGGTACCGTCAACGAAGTGGCCGCGATGGCAGCCTGGATCGTCTCGGCCGAAGCCAGCTTCACGACCGGTTTTGTGTTCGATCTGTCGGGTGGGCGCGCTACGTACTGA
- a CDS encoding SET domain-containing protein, whose translation MIHFDTYVKHTPKGLGLFAKRRLERGTILWIIDDLDVKIPLVDYLSMDEFQRRKLDIYSYLDYENRVIIPWDEGKYVNHSCAPNSTGILDFDNISVALRTIEPDEEIVEDYYSYYGHFETFQCRCGASNCRGIISQVDSYRPDLRMRLQDVSSLLLSLPQSLLNVRSSESDKFVQRLHAYAPIH comes from the coding sequence ATGATTCATTTTGATACCTACGTTAAACACACCCCAAAAGGATTAGGTCTGTTCGCCAAACGACGGCTGGAACGAGGAACGATTCTCTGGATAATCGACGACCTTGACGTTAAAATCCCGCTCGTCGATTATTTGTCAATGGACGAATTCCAGCGCCGGAAACTTGACATTTATAGCTACCTGGATTACGAGAACCGGGTGATTATTCCCTGGGACGAAGGCAAATACGTTAATCATTCCTGCGCGCCGAACTCAACGGGAATTCTGGATTTTGATAACATCAGTGTTGCTTTACGGACCATTGAGCCTGACGAAGAGATTGTTGAGGATTATTACAGTTATTACGGCCATTTCGAAACGTTCCAGTGCCGCTGTGGAGCCTCCAATTGCCGGGGTATCATTTCCCAGGTAGATTCCTACCGTCCTGATCTACGGATGCGCCTACAGGACGTCAGCTCGTTGCTACTGAGCCTGCCCCAATCCCTGCTCAACGTCCGATCATCGGAAAGCGATAAGTTCGTTCAACGGCTTCATGCCTATGCTCCTATTCACTGA
- a CDS encoding thiamine pyrophosphate-binding protein, translating to MNVSDYIVRFLKAVGVRQVFGYPGTPILPFMAALERQSDIEWVLMRHENAAAMAASAQARLTGELTVCMATSGPGSANFICGLVDAQLDRAPVLALTGLVPTYNQGHSEFQDINQAQLLSTVLPMSNSCVHPRQLVPLLRNSVGFAWQNQQTAHLALSSDVLNAQIADDDSLFAIDVDYLPRPLRLMPPPEEAFNLVADELMNSHQVVIVVGRRAVGCGASITQLAEKLGAPIITSLDGKGIVDETHAHTLGVLGIFGLPGVESTKQIIRQADAILAFGVDTLKPFLTDADNAQRRKLIQCEAGFNTISLEYRRTRTLVGPLETIAERLAYRVGVRQAMNPLLMDSFTSRQVHLQEVAELNTNGGNSNYVHPAYFLTRLNRFLDETSMLVLDTGAHTVWAARYLQLAHQQPVIVSSHLGTMGFSLPALIGIQMARPNHRAVGISGDGGFQMVMGELATAVQNKLPIILIIFSNGVLQNVRTQQDIPFGTYLYNPDFVALAKAFGADSALIDGQTDIDTVLTQAFAKRDRPFLLECKIDPELEIPLSRWERLVAVH from the coding sequence ATGAATGTATCGGATTACATTGTCAGGTTTTTAAAAGCCGTGGGCGTTCGTCAGGTATTTGGTTACCCCGGCACACCCATTTTGCCGTTCATGGCCGCCCTGGAACGCCAGTCGGATATTGAGTGGGTACTGATGCGGCACGAAAACGCAGCCGCTATGGCCGCTTCGGCCCAGGCCCGCCTGACGGGTGAACTCACTGTATGCATGGCGACCTCCGGTCCGGGTTCGGCCAACTTCATCTGCGGTCTGGTCGATGCGCAGCTGGACCGAGCCCCGGTACTGGCTCTGACAGGTCTTGTGCCAACCTATAACCAGGGTCATTCCGAGTTTCAGGACATCAACCAGGCGCAGCTTCTGTCGACTGTCTTACCGATGAGTAACAGTTGTGTACACCCGCGTCAACTGGTGCCGCTGCTGCGTAACTCGGTGGGTTTCGCCTGGCAAAATCAGCAAACGGCTCATCTGGCGCTCTCGTCGGACGTGCTGAACGCTCAGATAGCGGATGATGATTCTTTGTTTGCCATTGACGTAGATTATCTGCCGCGTCCGCTCCGGCTGATGCCGCCCCCGGAAGAAGCGTTCAATCTTGTAGCCGATGAACTCATGAATAGCCATCAGGTCGTGATTGTTGTGGGTCGGCGGGCCGTTGGCTGCGGAGCTTCTATTACGCAATTAGCCGAAAAGCTGGGTGCCCCAATCATTACCAGCCTGGATGGAAAAGGAATCGTCGATGAAACCCATGCGCATACGCTGGGGGTTCTGGGCATTTTCGGGTTGCCCGGCGTGGAAAGCACCAAACAGATTATCCGGCAGGCCGACGCGATATTGGCTTTTGGCGTAGACACGTTGAAGCCCTTTCTGACCGACGCCGACAACGCGCAACGCCGGAAGCTGATTCAATGCGAAGCGGGCTTCAACACAATCAGCCTGGAATACCGCCGAACCCGCACGCTGGTAGGACCTCTGGAAACCATCGCCGAACGCCTGGCCTATCGGGTAGGTGTTCGACAGGCGATGAACCCGTTGCTGATGGATTCGTTTACCAGCAGGCAGGTCCACTTGCAGGAAGTAGCCGAACTGAACACGAACGGGGGAAATTCCAACTATGTCCACCCGGCTTATTTCCTGACCAGGCTGAACCGATTTTTAGATGAAACGTCCATGCTGGTACTCGATACCGGTGCGCATACGGTCTGGGCTGCCCGTTATCTGCAATTAGCTCATCAGCAGCCGGTCATTGTCAGCAGTCATCTCGGTACTATGGGTTTCAGCCTGCCCGCCCTGATCGGCATTCAGATGGCTCGACCCAATCATCGGGCCGTTGGCATTAGTGGCGACGGCGGCTTCCAGATGGTCATGGGCGAACTGGCGACGGCCGTGCAGAACAAACTACCCATCATTCTGATCATCTTCAGCAATGGAGTCCTGCAGAACGTAAGAACCCAGCAGGATATTCCCTTTGGGACGTATCTCTACAATCCGGACTTTGTGGCGCTGGCTAAGGCCTTTGGTGCCGACAGTGCCCTAATAGACGGGCAGACTGACATCGACACCGTGTTGACCCAGGCGTTTGCCAAACGAGACCGCCCCTTTTTGCTGGAATGCAAAATTGATCCAGAGCTGGAAATTCCCCTGAGCCGGTGGGAACGACTGGTTGCCGTTCACTGA
- a CDS encoding HD domain-containing protein — MESQAAETYILQLLQTDLSPTLYYHGLHHTLDVYERALHLARAEGIDRPEQLTLLRTAACFHDAGFLVTYQQHEDAGCRMVRELLPGYQYSTDQIDSICGMIMATQLPQAPHTPLEQILCDADLDYLGRDDFEPIAYSLFRELQARNMVTDEQEWNHIQVNFLESHQYWTATAAAWRQTGKQKRLDALRALIAQ; from the coding sequence ATGGAGTCTCAGGCCGCTGAAACATACATCCTGCAACTATTACAGACAGATCTGTCGCCGACGTTGTATTATCATGGCCTTCACCATACGCTCGACGTATATGAACGTGCACTGCATTTAGCAAGGGCCGAGGGCATCGACAGGCCGGAGCAGCTAACCCTGCTGCGGACAGCCGCCTGTTTTCACGATGCGGGCTTTCTGGTTACGTATCAGCAACACGAGGACGCCGGTTGCCGCATGGTGCGCGAGCTTCTTCCCGGCTACCAGTATTCAACTGATCAGATCGACTCCATCTGTGGTATGATCATGGCGACCCAGCTACCGCAGGCTCCCCACACCCCTCTGGAGCAGATTCTGTGCGATGCCGATCTCGATTATCTGGGTCGTGACGATTTTGAACCGATTGCTTATTCCCTGTTTCGCGAGCTACAGGCGCGGAATATGGTGACCGACGAACAGGAATGGAATCATATTCAGGTAAACTTTCTGGAGAGCCACCAGTACTGGACCGCTACGGCGGCAGCCTGGCGGCAAACCGGCAAACAGAAACGGCTGGATGCATTACGTGCCCTAATCGCCCAGTAG